CTGCGTCTCCTGCGGAGCCCTTAAGTACATATAGTGCCAGGGTGTCAAGAGGCTGGCGCAATCCCTGCTGGTTGTCGCGGGTAGGCCTTCAGGCCCCTGGGAAGATTACAACTACTAATCATCACTAGCCAGGTTACTGGTTGTAATCTACACCGGAGTCGATAGAGCGAGGCCCGAAGGACACCCTTAAACGGTCGAGCGTGGGGTGGATTCGGTATAGAAGGTGAAGCCAGGTGTGGACCCGCGAAGCGATTTCGGCGAATACCGAACGCCGTTGCCGCAGGCGCGCAGCGCGTCGGGTGCACGCGGTGTTAGGCGTGGTTGAGCTTCCATGCGTTATGAGGAGTCCACTGAATCACCTATAGCTCAAGAAATGAGTTTAGTGCGTTCGCAAGATTCTTCGCACGATGATCAAGGAATTCATCGTAGGCTTGAGGATCCAGTAACTCGTCCGATATGCGAAAAAACAATTGAACCGAGGCCATGTTACGCTCTTGCGATGACAACTTAGCGTATGCCTCTGCTGGTGGATCGTCTGCCAACTCAGCATTGTCGGATTGAGCGAGGATTGCATAGTTGGCCATGGTGTTGAATTGTTCGGGCGGCAATCCAAGCTCCATCATAAATTCCCGTGGAAAAATATGATGAACTGCTAAGGGATCTCCGGGAATCAGGCCCAGGGCAACCTCACGAATGGACCGGCCGCTCGGCCAACTCTTGGCATTCTTGGAAATAAGATAGCTAAGGTAAATCTGCATGAAAGGCGAGTACATTCCCGTTGTACTCCTGATGTCCTCAGGCTTGATCTTGAAGAGCCGATTCTGTGGAATGCGGTTCACCAAAAGGAGCGCTCTGTTTTTTGTATTTGCGTGAGCTGTCTTGATTGGGTTCACGAAGGTGTTGATCGATGTTTCGACAGATCCTCGGAAGAGACCCCGTAGGCCAGTCAGAAGAAGGTAGCGTTTTAGCAGCTCGCGCTCCTTCTTGGATGGCGATCTGGTGTGATTTTTGAATAGGTAGGCGACAGGAATAAGAGCGTTGGCTGAGGGGAGCCAGCGTCGAGTGGTCCAACCTAACTCTTCGCGGACTAGTTTCGCGGCGTATTGCAGGCCTTTCCTGGTCGCGGACCAAGATGCATCAAGCTCTTCAGCGCTAGCAGCCCAGTTGCGGGGTAGATTCACAAACCTAGACGAGCCGCGATGAATTGTCACGAGGGCGCGAGTTACGAATGAGAAATTGAAACCCAACGCCATCACGTCTGGGTCTTGGACGAAACTGCGCATTGGATCGACAATATGCGCTGTAGCCTCTTGTGATAGGCGCGCCGCTTCGACGTCACCTGCGGATAGAGTAGTGCCACCCTTGTTTAGGCGCGAAAAGACCTCAATTGCAGCCTCGACGTGATCGTTGTGGAACTCATCGCAAAGCGCGTCCTGATGCAGAATTGTTGCTGCGGCCTGAAGACGGGTTCGATACTGGATCTCGGTATCTGAAGTGCCATCGAGTCGTTTCCATTCTCTAAGACCATCGATGACTCGTTGGATAGTCGTTTGCAAGGCTTTTGAGTCAGCATCCTGACCGGCAACGAGATAAGAGAGCGGAACAAGGCTTGGGTCAGATGCAGCAATTCTCTTCTTGACCGTTTTGTTGCTGTTGCCCAGGAAGAAACGGTCTTTTTCGACGTCGAAGAAAGCGCGGGTGTCGGACTTCTCGGCAGCCTCCCCGGCTATAGCGAGGGAGAGGCTAGTGAGGCGCTGTTGCCCATCAAGAAGGAATCCATAAAAGCCATCAATGGAGCGACGAGCAGGAGTGCCAGCACCTACCCGAGTTTTGCTTGGCTGGGGCTGCGTGGTATGCCACACATAGAAGCAGCCAATGGGCCAGCGTTTGTACAAGGAGTCAAGCAACTTCACGACTTTGGCCGCCTTCCAAACGTAATCTCGTTGCATCATGGGAAGCAGAATTTCTCCAGTATCGAAGCGATGGACGAGATCAATGATTTGCACGGCCAAGGCGCAACTCCTTATCGCGTGAACACATGGCAATGACCCTTTCGCAACGGTCGGTTGAGGCCTGGATATCCACGCCTAACTATGGATTATCTTGTTCGGTATAAGACCCCAGTTCTTCTCTTCCTGCGGTATAAGATCCCCCGGTTCTGCTGGCGGGAGAGCCGCATAAGTCACATTTTTTCAGGTATTTCCACCATCTGCGCTTAGTCCCCCGGGTGTCATATATGGTTCCGTATAAGACCGCAGGTTTTCCGCGGACTCAAGGCAATCTGCGGGACTTCGAACTCCTTTTCGCTCCGATTCAAAACATGGGTGTAGATCATCGTCGTACTCAAATGTACCCGAACCCCTGGAAAGATTACAACTACTAATGAGGCGAAAGCTGACAGTCAGCGTGCATCAAGAACCGCGGGGGCACGCTCACGGTGTTCTCCCCCGCTTTGATGAACGTCCGCCCAGAACGTCAACAAAGCGAAAACGACTCCATGCTGCCATCGGTTGTCTGTCAGTCGCAGCTCACACAGCAAGCTGAGGGGATCGCAGTTCTTCAGGCGGTCAACGAAAGCGTCCGAGTCTGGTTTCCCGTCGTACCAGAGCACGTACCACCACCAAAAAGCTAGTACACCTTCAGGTGCTGGTGGTTGCCCCGCTTCGGTCGTGCTCTCTTTGTGGGCCATCGTTCTCCAACACTGGGGACACACCGTCAGGCATTGGTTGCGCCCATCCTTCCATATTGGCTCATCTAACAATAGTAGCCATTATTCGTTCAGCCAACTTAGCTCTGAGGTCGTCTGGTCCAGTCCAGACAATGTGGTTGTATTGCCTAGTATCGAAGTGTGTATTTTCGAAATCATCCTCCTGACACGTCCAAATAACGGGACGGCCTAATCCCATAGCAAAACCTGTCTCGAAGTAGACCCCAGCACGCTGGAGTGTAAAATCCGCCACAACGAATTGGCACTGTCGAATCTCCGCAAGAATCTTATCGCAGATTTTCTCGTTGTGGTGGACCCTATCAATCCTAACGGGCTCAATTCCGCATTCTGCGACTGCAGGTCGGATGCCCGTCTCGTACGCCTCCTCGAGGGATTCATGGAAGGACATGGCTATAAAGCAGCGACCGGGTATGCCGCCTCCCCCTTTCGGAGGTTCGAGGCATTGCCAGCCGCCAACGGTGAGAACATACTTGTTAGGGGCGACCTGCCGCAGATACTCAAGTCCTATCACATGGTCCAGGAGATAGCCCAATTCTCCGGGAGAACTTGCATCCAGCAGAGGGTAATCAAGACTAGTATTTACATCGACTATGTCTCCGGGATGAGAAGAACGAGATGCTACGAGTTCCAAAAGCTTGTTCACTTTCTGGGACACTGGTGTTCCCATATGCGATTTGGCGAAATCCGCCCAATTCTCTGTAGTGAGTTCGCTTCGGATACCTCGCGCTATCGCTTGTCGCGTATAAGCCGACAAATATGGAAGGAGTGCACGGCGGTCTGGAGTTAATCCTCTAAAGACAACAAAGAGTGTTCCGGTCATCACAAACTCGCCGCAGCGCGCACAGTCGACGAAGTTGGCGTCTCGGGTTCCAATACCAGTTATGCGAGCTTCGATTCCGCAAATTGGGCACCGTGTTTCACCATTGGGCATTCTTCAAATCCTCCGTCGTGCTATGCCTATAAATATGCCCGCGACGGGCTATAGCGACCTTGATCCCTTTCTATCCTTTTTCACCCCCCGTGCAAGAGCCGCTAGGCCGTTGCCACGGCCGTTGCCACGGCGGGGGGTAATTCTGGGGGTTTTTGGGCACATTGTGGGGTAAGTCACTTCCACCACAACTGCGCGTCAAATCACGGAAATCATTGATTTTGGCTTGGTGGCCCCAACCGGATTTGAACCGGTGTCTCCGCCTTGAGAGGGCGGCGTCCTAGGCCGGGCTAGACGATGGGGCCGGCTATCTGGGGGTGGCTGCGGGGCGAGGATTCGAACCTCGGCAACCTGATCCAGAGTCAGGTGGACTACCACTATCCGACCCCGCAATGGGTTCTCAGGTGTCAAAAAGAGGCCCGGATTCAATTTAAACGAATCCGGGTGGCGGGTGGCCTCACTATTGCCGAGGGGTGCCTCAAAGTCAAACCGAAAAAGGGCCTTCCTGCTCGTGCAACGTAATGATTTTGGTCACTTCAAAGGCCTTTACACCTCCAGGGGTCTGGATACGGACTTCTTCCCCCTGCTGCCGACCGACCAGGCCCCTGCCGATGGGCGAGGCGATTGAAACCCATCCCTTTTCTCCATTGCTCTCTTCGGGTGCGACAAGCTTAACCACCCGGTTTTCTCCACTGTCGCTGTCGAGAAGGTGCACAACCGAGCCGAATCCCACGCGATCCTGGGGAACGGACCTCGGGTCAATGGCAGAGAGGGAGGCGATACGCTGCTTCAAAGAGGCAATCCGGGCATGGACGAATCCCTGTCGCTCCTTAATCGCGTGGAACTCCGCATTCTCGCTGAGATCCCCCAGGCTACGAGCCTCCTCGATCTTCTTCGGGATCTCGACCTTAAACTCCCTCTCTAGAGCGTTCAGCTCGCCCCGCAGATTGTCTACGACCTCTTGTAGACCCATAGTGGTCCTCCTGTTCCTGTCAAGCAAGCCTAGTGCCGTCCCAACTTGATAAGTGGTTCGACAGGGCTTCGACGGTGAGCTCAGCCGAACCGCTCACCACCCCGAGGAAGATCGAGGGGCCGAATTTGAGCAGCCTCCCTTGTTGCAAGGACCGTGATCGAGTGCAGCGAGAAAGTCGTCACAAATAGTTGCAACGGTACTAGTCGTTTTTCTGCTGCAAAACCGCCTCGAGGCGCTCCACACAGATGTCGCGGCCCAAAAGCTCCATAACCTGGAAGAGCGGTGGGCTTACTGAATGACCGGTAAGGGCAACCCGGGTAGGCTGGGCAACATCTCCCAACTTCAGCCTACGCTCAGCAACGAAATCCCGGTACAACTTTTCGAGGGTTGCCGCGTCAAAGCTGCTGACGTTCCGGATTCTCCTGCAGAC
This genomic window from Candidatus Methylomirabilota bacterium contains:
- a CDS encoding transcription elongation factor GreA, whose protein sequence is MGLQEVVDNLRGELNALEREFKVEIPKKIEEARSLGDLSENAEFHAIKERQGFVHARIASLKQRIASLSAIDPRSVPQDRVGFGSVVHLLDSDSGENRVVKLVAPEESNGEKGWVSIASPIGRGLVGRQQGEEVRIQTPGGVKAFEVTKIITLHEQEGPFSV
- a CDS encoding DUF262 domain-containing protein — translated: MQIIDLVHRFDTGEILLPMMQRDYVWKAAKVVKLLDSLYKRWPIGCFYVWHTTQPQPSKTRVGAGTPARRSIDGFYGFLLDGQQRLTSLSLAIAGEAAEKSDTRAFFDVEKDRFFLGNSNKTVKKRIAASDPSLVPLSYLVAGQDADSKALQTTIQRVIDGLREWKRLDGTSDTEIQYRTRLQAAATILHQDALCDEFHNDHVEAAIEVFSRLNKGGTTLSAGDVEAARLSQEATAHIVDPMRSFVQDPDVMALGFNFSFVTRALVTIHRGSSRFVNLPRNWAASAEELDASWSATRKGLQYAAKLVREELGWTTRRWLPSANALIPVAYLFKNHTRSPSKKERELLKRYLLLTGLRGLFRGSVETSINTFVNPIKTAHANTKNRALLLVNRIPQNRLFKIKPEDIRSTTGMYSPFMQIYLSYLISKNAKSWPSGRSIREVALGLIPGDPLAVHHIFPREFMMELGLPPEQFNTMANYAILAQSDNAELADDPPAEAYAKLSSQERNMASVQLFFRISDELLDPQAYDEFLDHRAKNLANALNSFLEL